The following proteins come from a genomic window of Nitrospira sp.:
- a CDS encoding phosphate ABC transporter, periplasmic phosphate-binding protein PstS has protein sequence MIRPSGKTIALGFVVQSALYLVCFAEPSSAELSDPFTVGGTNSELAHYSSKKQVAGAFKVQSSEALYPLLTRLSADFQRFQPKVNIDLKKGGPKAVSEFLQPPLSKTGKIMMIDDRGSSFQLLATTHQLSDAEVKEFVAQHDYEPTTVPVAVDAVALYVHKENPLPGLTLDQVDAVFSSTRKRGFKTAISQWGELGLADNWREAPIQLHGRDRRSEARATFQEHGLSGGEFKSSVQEHHGAASVVFNIDRDPMGIGYSGLGLHASNVRAVPIAEKEGMPFVSPSRETVIDQTYPLRHGLYLYFDKSPKTSLPEAVQEFLTFIMSREGEETILKAGLFPLPANQAENRTIAFGVPTGRIPPMNP, from the coding sequence ATGATACGACCATCTGGGAAAACGATCGCGCTTGGATTTGTTGTGCAGTCCGCTCTTTATCTTGTCTGCTTTGCTGAGCCATCGTCGGCTGAGCTGAGCGATCCATTCACCGTTGGAGGTACGAATTCAGAATTGGCCCATTATAGCTCGAAGAAGCAGGTCGCAGGTGCGTTCAAAGTTCAAAGTTCAGAAGCGCTGTATCCATTGCTCACCCGCCTCAGTGCTGATTTCCAGAGGTTTCAGCCGAAGGTGAACATCGATTTGAAAAAAGGAGGCCCGAAAGCGGTTTCCGAGTTTCTGCAGCCTCCGCTCAGCAAGACCGGCAAGATCATGATGATAGACGATCGGGGATCCAGCTTCCAACTCCTGGCTACAACGCATCAGCTCTCTGACGCCGAAGTGAAAGAATTCGTCGCTCAACATGACTATGAACCGACTACCGTCCCTGTGGCCGTCGATGCCGTCGCGCTGTATGTGCACAAGGAGAACCCGCTGCCTGGTCTGACTCTGGACCAAGTCGATGCCGTGTTCTCATCCACGCGGAAACGAGGATTCAAGACAGCCATTTCCCAGTGGGGAGAACTTGGGTTGGCAGACAACTGGAGGGAGGCGCCTATTCAGCTCCATGGCCGTGATAGACGATCAGAAGCTCGGGCCACTTTTCAAGAACACGGGCTTAGCGGCGGTGAATTCAAATCGAGCGTGCAGGAACATCATGGAGCGGCGTCAGTTGTCTTCAATATCGATCGTGACCCAATGGGAATAGGCTACAGCGGACTGGGCTTGCATGCGTCGAATGTACGAGCCGTCCCAATTGCGGAGAAGGAAGGGATGCCGTTTGTATCACCATCTCGAGAGACGGTCATTGATCAGACCTATCCATTGCGACATGGGTTGTATCTGTACTTCGACAAGTCGCCCAAGACGTCTTTGCCTGAGGCAGTCCAGGAATTCTTAACCTTCATCATGAGTCGGGAAGGGGAAGAGACCATACTGAAGGCAGGTTTGTTTCCTTTACCTGCCAACCAGGCAGAGAACAGGACCATTGCCTTCGGCGTGCCCACCGGACGAATACCGCCGATGAATCCCTAA
- a CDS encoding Peptide-methionine (S)-S-oxide reductase MsrA, whose translation MDDELRATLPEKEVAILAGGCFWCLEAVYDQVKGVESVESGYIGGNLDHPTYEAVCGGQTGHAEAVRITFDSRLITYKELLEIFFAVHDPTTPNRQGNDKGTQYRSAIFFCDATQLRTAEALIKTLTEEKLYSAPIVTQVVPAGQWYEAEPYHQEYFVRNPFQGYCQVVVGPKVAKFRKQFAYRLKI comes from the coding sequence ATGGACGACGAACTACGAGCGACCTTACCTGAGAAGGAAGTCGCTATTCTTGCAGGCGGCTGTTTTTGGTGCCTTGAGGCTGTGTATGATCAGGTCAAAGGTGTGGAGTCCGTCGAGTCTGGGTACATCGGTGGCAACCTCGATCACCCTACGTACGAAGCTGTGTGTGGGGGACAGACCGGCCATGCCGAAGCCGTGCGGATCACCTTTGATTCTCGGCTGATCACCTATAAAGAGCTGCTTGAGATCTTTTTTGCCGTTCACGATCCAACGACACCCAATCGGCAAGGAAACGATAAGGGAACCCAATACCGTTCGGCGATTTTCTTCTGTGACGCAACACAGCTCCGCACAGCCGAGGCCTTGATCAAAACCCTAACTGAAGAGAAGCTGTACAGTGCTCCGATCGTCACCCAAGTCGTCCCGGCTGGGCAATGGTATGAGGCGGAGCCCTATCATCAGGAATATTTTGTTCGAAATCCCTTCCAAGGTTACTGTCAGGTTGTGGTGGGTCCAAAAGTCGCCAAGTTTAGAAAGCAGTTTGCTTATCGTCTAAAAATTTAA
- a CDS encoding Tol-Pal system peptidoglycan-associated lipoprotein PAL: MHRLIMKSGAVAVMGLALLSNQGCNTKWLQSDGEGKAGSESSKLPNMSRGGSNGELSGFSRNAPEERLTQSGYSTALKPSGFSVRQRAELTKEETAAVEAGLQDVFFGYDQWTLSDAGTETLNQDAVYLKDHPGALLKIEGHCDERGTADYNMVLGDKRAKAARNYLTEVGVNPKQLTIVSYGKERPFCFDRDEACYQQNRRGHMLLTNKK, encoded by the coding sequence ATGCATCGACTCATTATGAAGTCCGGAGCTGTGGCGGTGATGGGATTAGCCTTGTTGTCGAACCAAGGTTGTAACACGAAGTGGCTCCAATCCGACGGTGAAGGGAAAGCCGGGAGCGAAAGTTCGAAGCTTCCCAATATGTCGAGAGGAGGCTCAAATGGTGAATTGAGCGGTTTCTCGCGTAATGCGCCAGAGGAACGACTTACGCAAAGCGGATATTCGACGGCGCTGAAGCCGTCAGGGTTCAGCGTACGTCAGCGTGCCGAACTGACAAAAGAAGAAACGGCTGCAGTAGAGGCGGGTTTACAGGATGTTTTCTTTGGTTATGATCAGTGGACCCTGTCGGATGCCGGCACGGAAACACTCAATCAAGACGCCGTTTATCTGAAGGATCATCCAGGCGCTCTGTTGAAAATTGAAGGGCATTGTGACGAGCGAGGCACCGCCGACTACAACATGGTGTTAGGCGACAAACGCGCCAAAGCTGCTCGGAACTACCTTACGGAAGTCGGAGTAAACCCTAAGCAGCTAACGATCGTGTCATATGGCAAAGAGCGTCCCTTTTGCTTTGATCGGGATGAAGCCTGCTATCAACAGAATCGCCGCGGCCACATGCTTCTGACGAACAAGAAATAA
- a CDS encoding Mobile element protein — protein sequence MEITDAQYRQIVPWLPRQRGNVTLDNLHVLNAILYVAEQGCKWRGLPKRFGNWHTIYTRMSRWSKSGVLDRVFAQLQHAQIIRVKIEAVSLDSTIVKVHPDGTGALKKTARKPLVSPAADGRPRFIWLPRMLERP from the coding sequence ATGGAAATCACCGACGCCCAGTATCGCCAAATCGTGCCGTGGTTGCCGAGGCAACGAGGCAACGTGACACTCGACAATCTGCATGTGCTCAACGCCATCCTGTACGTTGCCGAGCAGGGGTGCAAGTGGCGCGGTCTCCCCAAGCGATTCGGCAACTGGCACACCATCTATACCCGCATGAGTCGTTGGTCGAAAAGCGGGGTGCTGGATCGCGTCTTTGCACAGTTACAGCACGCACAGATCATCCGCGTGAAAATCGAAGCCGTCAGCTTGGACAGTACCATCGTCAAGGTCCATCCAGATGGCACGGGGGCGTTAAAAAAAACGGCTCGCAAGCCATTGGTCAGTCCCGCGGCGGATGGACGACCAAGATTCATATGGTTGCCGCGGATGCTCGAACGGCCATAA
- a CDS encoding Mobile element protein: MVAADARTAITFALSPGQAHDAPEGRQLLQRVGRIPRPIHLLMDRAYEGDETRHLAVELGYVPVVPPKSNRLAPWEYDRVLYKRRNEIERLFRRLKGFRRIFTRFEKLDVMFVAFINFALIVDGLR; the protein is encoded by the coding sequence ATGGTTGCCGCGGATGCTCGAACGGCCATAACGTTTGCTCTGTCCCCCGGCCAAGCCCACGATGCACCCGAGGGGCGACAGCTGCTGCAACGCGTCGGTCGCATACCGCGTCCGATACATCTGTTGATGGATCGAGCGTATGAAGGCGATGAGACGCGGCACCTGGCCGTGGAGTTAGGGTATGTACCGGTGGTGCCGCCCAAGTCCAATCGACTCGCGCCATGGGAATACGACCGAGTTCTGTATAAACGACGCAATGAGATCGAACGGCTGTTCCGTCGGCTCAAGGGATTTCGGCGCATCTTCACACGGTTTGAAAAACTCGATGTCATGTTTGTCGCGTTCATCAATTTCGCTCTGATCGTCGATGGCTTGCGTTAG
- a CDS encoding Shikimate kinase I, with amino-acid sequence MNVVLIGYRGTGKSTVGKIVAARLGRVLVSTDAEIVKLVGQSIPEIVETNGWEYFRDLETRVCQELAGRTGLVVDTGGGAILRSRNVEVLKETGRLFWLIASVSTITQRIGQDSQRPSLTGVKSFVDEIQDVLHERTPKYQAAADYVIETDGKPVTQVADEIQARL; translated from the coding sequence ATGAATGTGGTACTTATCGGCTATCGTGGGACGGGAAAGAGCACTGTCGGGAAGATAGTGGCGGCTCGACTTGGACGTGTCCTTGTGTCGACCGACGCGGAGATCGTGAAATTGGTCGGGCAAAGCATTCCCGAGATCGTTGAAACCAATGGGTGGGAATATTTCCGTGATCTCGAAACAAGAGTCTGTCAAGAACTGGCCGGTCGGACAGGATTGGTCGTCGATACGGGTGGGGGAGCCATCCTTCGATCACGAAATGTCGAGGTATTAAAAGAAACAGGAAGGTTGTTCTGGCTGATCGCCTCAGTGAGTACGATTACCCAGCGTATCGGTCAGGATTCACAACGTCCTTCTCTTACGGGAGTCAAGTCATTCGTGGATGAGATTCAAGATGTCCTTCATGAACGCACACCGAAGTATCAAGCGGCTGCCGACTATGTTATTGAGACTGATGGAAAGCCTGTCACGCAAGTTGCCGATGAAATTCAGGCACGATTGTAG
- a CDS encoding Shikimate 5-dehydrogenase I alpha: MDINARTQFCGVIGNPVGHSLSPAIHNAAFRELGLNFVYLAWQVETIGDAIKGLRALGNFRGASVTIPHKVAAIPFLDHVEMTAQRIGAINTIVAEKGELTGYNTDATGALRALREGGVELKGRRIVVLGSGGAARAIAFALAVESGVEKLTLLGIDDSERVGLAQDIRSHAALKVDELHLDESTLRRVLPDAQVLIHCTPVGMAPKADTSCVPASLLHADLSVMDIVYNPLETRLLKDAKRAGCRTIPGLEMFLNQAITQFELWTNQSAPVDVMRMVLESHFQ, translated from the coding sequence ATGGACATTAATGCACGAACACAGTTTTGCGGAGTGATCGGCAATCCGGTTGGCCATTCATTGTCGCCTGCCATCCACAATGCTGCATTCCGCGAATTGGGGCTCAACTTTGTCTATCTCGCCTGGCAAGTAGAGACGATCGGCGATGCCATCAAAGGGCTTCGCGCACTCGGAAACTTCCGTGGAGCGAGCGTGACGATTCCTCACAAGGTGGCTGCCATACCGTTTCTCGATCATGTGGAGATGACGGCTCAACGGATCGGCGCGATCAACACGATCGTTGCTGAAAAGGGCGAGCTCACTGGGTACAACACGGACGCCACAGGAGCTCTAAGGGCGTTGAGGGAAGGGGGAGTGGAGCTCAAGGGCCGACGCATTGTCGTTCTCGGTTCTGGAGGTGCCGCGAGAGCGATCGCCTTCGCACTGGCGGTTGAATCCGGTGTGGAAAAATTGACATTGCTGGGAATTGACGACTCCGAACGAGTCGGGTTGGCTCAGGATATTCGTTCTCACGCAGCGTTGAAGGTTGACGAGCTTCATCTTGATGAATCCACTCTTCGTCGGGTTCTTCCCGACGCGCAGGTGTTGATTCATTGCACCCCGGTCGGTATGGCTCCGAAAGCTGATACCAGCTGTGTCCCCGCCTCGCTCCTACACGCAGATCTTTCTGTCATGGATATCGTCTACAATCCACTCGAAACCAGATTGCTGAAAGATGCGAAGCGTGCGGGGTGTAGGACGATTCCAGGGTTGGAGATGTTTCTCAACCAGGCCATCACTCAATTTGAGCTCTGGACGAATCAGTCTGCTCCGGTTGATGTGATGCGAATGGTCTTGGAATCTCACTTCCAATGA
- a CDS encoding Oxidoreductase, short-chain dehydrogenase/reductase family, which yields MNRLEGKVTVVTGGNAGIGEAIAKRFVEEGASVVITGRRQQELDRVASAIRLNKGKVLGIAGSVTDETHVQDVVRRTLDGFGRIDVLVNNAGIGEFGKRLHETDDAIWAHMFDVNVTGVFRITRAVIPHMLRQGRGSIINISSIASLVGLSGSAAYTASKGALDALTRALAVEYAKEGIRCNVVNPGLIDTPMAAPLMADPDMLQPILAQYAIRRPGAPEEVANMVLYLASDESAWVTGATFPIDGGMTVYKG from the coding sequence ATGAATAGATTAGAGGGCAAGGTCACTGTGGTGACGGGAGGCAATGCCGGGATCGGCGAAGCGATCGCGAAACGTTTTGTCGAGGAGGGAGCATCGGTTGTCATCACGGGACGTCGGCAACAGGAATTGGATCGTGTAGCCAGTGCCATCCGACTCAACAAAGGGAAGGTGCTCGGAATTGCTGGTTCAGTGACGGATGAAACCCATGTGCAGGATGTTGTCCGTCGAACCCTCGATGGTTTTGGGCGGATCGACGTTCTGGTCAACAATGCGGGAATTGGTGAATTTGGAAAACGGCTCCACGAAACCGATGATGCAATCTGGGCGCATATGTTCGACGTCAACGTGACCGGAGTGTTCCGCATAACACGAGCCGTCATCCCCCACATGCTGCGGCAAGGACGAGGCTCGATCATCAATATTTCGTCAATCGCCAGTTTAGTAGGTCTCTCCGGCTCAGCCGCCTATACGGCATCCAAAGGTGCACTCGACGCCTTGACGCGTGCGCTGGCGGTCGAATATGCGAAGGAAGGGATCCGATGCAATGTGGTGAATCCTGGCCTAATCGATACGCCTATGGCAGCTCCCCTGATGGCCGATCCAGACATGCTTCAACCCATTCTTGCCCAATATGCGATTCGTCGTCCGGGAGCGCCGGAAGAAGTGGCGAATATGGTTTTGTATCTGGCCTCTGATGAATCGGCCTGGGTTACTGGGGCGACCTTTCCGATTGACGGAGGCATGACCGTTTATAAAGGATAG
- a CDS encoding tRNA (adenine(58)-N(1))-methyltransferase, with protein MRGMSRFCNGERIHLVDQKRRQYALTLKAGETYQFSGQKIAHDALIGCLDGSIVTLSGGKRMMALRPTFGEYVIKMPRGAQVLYPKDLAIIPMWADIYPGARVFEAGTGSGALTMALLRAVGPDGLVVTYEIREDFAQTAKTNIARSLNPINLMCVKKNAYEGIDLLDDQMPFDRVVLDLPEPWQVVPHAMKALRSGGIYLSFVPTVPQVMRTVEALERSAEFGMIETFETLLRTWSVHGRSVRPDHRMVAHSGFITVARKVEPGLLGPMPDIGTSAEEDTQDEAEEGRNV; from the coding sequence ATGCGCGGCATGTCTCGCTTTTGCAATGGTGAACGCATCCATCTTGTCGATCAAAAACGGCGACAGTATGCTCTCACGCTGAAAGCGGGGGAGACGTACCAGTTCAGTGGGCAGAAAATCGCGCACGATGCGCTGATCGGGTGTCTCGATGGGTCCATCGTCACACTGTCCGGCGGCAAGAGGATGATGGCGCTCCGACCTACTTTCGGAGAGTATGTGATCAAAATGCCCCGAGGGGCGCAGGTCCTGTATCCCAAGGATCTCGCGATCATACCCATGTGGGCTGATATTTACCCGGGTGCTCGAGTGTTTGAGGCCGGAACCGGTTCAGGAGCCTTAACCATGGCCCTATTACGCGCAGTGGGGCCCGACGGCTTGGTGGTGACGTACGAAATCCGGGAAGATTTTGCGCAGACGGCAAAGACGAACATTGCTCGTTCTCTGAATCCGATTAATTTGATGTGCGTCAAGAAAAATGCCTATGAGGGTATCGATTTACTGGACGATCAGATGCCTTTCGATCGCGTCGTACTCGATCTGCCGGAGCCATGGCAGGTCGTACCGCATGCAATGAAAGCCCTTCGATCCGGCGGGATCTACCTGAGTTTTGTTCCCACAGTGCCTCAAGTCATGCGAACGGTTGAGGCGCTTGAACGCAGCGCCGAGTTTGGAATGATTGAAACGTTTGAGACATTGCTGAGAACGTGGTCCGTGCACGGGAGGAGCGTGCGGCCTGATCATCGCATGGTGGCTCACTCCGGGTTTATCACGGTGGCTCGTAAGGTCGAACCGGGGCTCCTTGGACCCATGCCTGACATAGGAACTTCCGCCGAAGAAGACACACAGGATGAAGCAGAAGAGGGACGGAACGTATGA
- a CDS encoding putative membrane-bound protease, producing MLRGGRKTRSVLSPVFAAAIVGPGLALGLILPTYPAHAEGIVVANYEGVINPVAAEYLHDALMFAQSSGAQALIFKLDTPGGLDTSMRLMIKDITGSPIPVIVFVAPSGGRAASAGVFITMAAHVAAMAPGTNIGAAHPVAMGGEMDNTMKEKVENDAVAYIKSIAEQHGRNVSWAEDAVRKSISSTEQEALKLKVIDMIAEDIPTLLKRLQGKKIAVPNGTITFSSETATLHEFPMGTRLELLKILSDPNIAYLLMSIGTIGIMAELYSPGAILPGIIGAISLILAFYSLQSLPVNYAGASLVILGAVFLLLEISVTSYGLLALGGLVAMTLGGLLLIKSDAPFLQVSLSFLLPTVMTIGGLIGIIAWTAVKSTRRRPITGVEGMIGSIGIAKTDVNPRGQITVQGEIWEAVSQTPIRQGEAAEVMSVEGLTVKVAPAHR from the coding sequence ATGCTTAGAGGTGGTAGAAAAACGAGAAGTGTACTTAGTCCTGTTTTCGCCGCGGCGATTGTAGGACCGGGGTTAGCGCTCGGCTTGATTCTCCCAACCTATCCCGCCCACGCCGAAGGAATCGTCGTTGCCAATTATGAGGGGGTCATCAATCCCGTCGCAGCGGAGTATCTCCATGACGCTCTCATGTTTGCGCAGTCATCAGGCGCTCAGGCTCTCATCTTCAAGCTCGACACTCCTGGAGGACTGGATACATCAATGCGGCTCATGATCAAAGATATTACCGGCTCCCCCATCCCGGTGATCGTGTTCGTCGCTCCCTCGGGAGGCCGTGCTGCCTCTGCAGGAGTGTTCATCACGATGGCTGCCCATGTTGCCGCCATGGCGCCGGGTACCAACATAGGAGCAGCACATCCAGTCGCGATGGGCGGTGAGATGGATAACACGATGAAAGAGAAAGTGGAGAACGACGCGGTGGCTTACATCAAAAGCATCGCCGAACAGCATGGGCGCAATGTGTCATGGGCCGAAGATGCCGTTCGAAAGAGCATTTCCTCGACCGAGCAGGAAGCTTTGAAACTGAAAGTCATCGATATGATCGCCGAAGACATCCCCACACTGTTGAAACGTCTGCAAGGGAAAAAGATTGCCGTTCCTAATGGAACAATCACGTTCTCAAGCGAGACCGCAACTCTCCATGAATTCCCGATGGGAACTCGTCTAGAATTACTCAAAATCTTGAGCGATCCCAACATCGCCTATCTGCTGATGTCCATCGGAACCATTGGAATTATGGCTGAACTCTACAGCCCCGGCGCCATCCTGCCCGGTATCATCGGCGCGATCAGCTTGATCTTGGCTTTCTATTCGCTTCAGTCGCTTCCCGTGAACTATGCAGGCGCATCTCTTGTGATATTGGGTGCGGTTTTCCTCTTGCTCGAAATTTCCGTCACCAGCTATGGATTGCTCGCACTTGGCGGATTGGTTGCGATGACGTTGGGCGGTCTGTTGCTCATCAAGAGTGATGCACCCTTTCTGCAAGTATCGCTATCCTTTTTACTGCCGACTGTCATGACGATCGGCGGCTTGATCGGAATCATTGCGTGGACGGCCGTCAAGAGCACTCGTCGCAGACCAATCACTGGGGTGGAAGGGATGATCGGTTCAATCGGAATCGCCAAGACCGACGTCAACCCCCGCGGTCAGATTACGGTCCAGGGAGAGATCTGGGAGGCGGTCAGCCAAACTCCGATTCGGCAGGGAGAGGCTGCGGAGGTGATGTCGGTCGAGGGACTGACCGTGAAGGTGGCCCCCGCTCACAGATAA